One genomic segment of Diceros bicornis minor isolate mBicDic1 chromosome 25, mDicBic1.mat.cur, whole genome shotgun sequence includes these proteins:
- the DUSP6 gene encoding dual specificity protein phosphatase 6: MIDTLRPVPFASEMAISKTVAWLNEQLELGNERLLLMDCRPQELYESSHIESAINVAIPGIMLRRLQKGNLPVRALFTRGEDRDRFTRRCGTDTVVLYDESSSDWNENTGGESVLGLLLKKLKDEGCRAFYLEGGFSKFQAEFALRCETNLDGSCSSSSPPLPVLGLGGLRISSDSSSDIESDLDRDPNSATDSDGSPLSNSQPSFPVEILPFLYLGCAKDSTNLDVLEEFGIKYILNVTPNLPNLFENAGEFKYKQIPISDHWSQNLSQFFPEAISFIDEARGKNCGVLVHCLAGISRSVTVTVAYLMQKLNLSMNDAYDIVKMKKSNISPNFNFMGQLLDFERTLGLSSPCDNRVPAQQLYFTTPSNQNVYQVDSLQST; this comes from the exons ATGATAGATACGCTCAGACCCGTGCCCTTCGCGTCGGAAATGGCGATCAGCAAGACGGTGGCGTGGCTCAACGAGCAGCTGGAGCTGGGTAACGAGCGGCTGCTGCTGATGGACTGCCGGCCGCAGGAGCTGTACGAGTCGTCGCACATCGAGTCAGCCATCAACGTGGCCATCCCGGGCATCATGCTGCGGCGCCTCCAGAAGGGCAACCTGCCGGTGCGCGCGCTCTTCACGCGCGGCGAGGACCGGGACCGCTTCACGCGGCGCTGCGGCACCGACACGGTGGTGCTCTACGACGAGAGCAGCAGCGACTGGAACGAGAACACGGGCGGCGAGTCGGTGCTTGGACTGCTGCTCAAGAAGCTCAAGGACGAGGGCTGCCGGGCGTTCTACCTGGAAG GTGGCTTTAGTAAGTTCCAAGCCGAGTTCGCCCTGCGCTGCGAGACCAATCTAGACGGTTCGTGTAGCAGCAGCTCGCCACCACTGCCAGTGCTGGGGCTCGGGGGCCTGCGGATCAGCTCCGACTCCTCTTCGGACATTGAGTCTGACCTTGACCGAGACCCCAATAGTGCAACGGACTCAGATGGCAGCCCGCTGTCCAACAGCCAGCCTTCCTTCCCCGTGGAGATCTTGCCCTTCCTCTACTTGGGCTGTGCCAAGGACTCCACCAACCTGGACGTCTTGGAGGAGTTCGGCATCAAGTACATCTTGAACGTCACCCCCAATTTGCCGAATCTCTTTGAGAACGCAGGAGAGTTTAAATACAAGCAGATCCCCATCTCGGATCACTGGAGCCAAAACCTGTCCCAGTTTTTCCCTGAGGCCATTTCTTTCATAG ATGAAGCCCGGGGCAAAAACTGTGGCGTCTTGGTGCACTGCTTGGCTGGCATCAGCCGCTCGGTCACCGTGACTGTGGCTTATCTTATGCAGAAGCTCAATCTGTCAATGAACGATGCTTATGACATTGTGAAGATGAAGAAATCCAACATCTCCCCCAACTTCAACTTCATGGGCCAGCTGCTGGACTTCGAGAGGACGCTGGGACTCAGCAGCCCCTGTGACAACCGGGTCCCAGCCCAGCAGCTCTATTTCACCACCCCCTCCAACCAGAATGTCTACCAGGTGGACTCCCTGCAATCCACGTGA